A genomic region of Kluyveromyces marxianus DMKU3-1042 DNA, complete genome, chromosome 5 contains the following coding sequences:
- the MRM1 gene encoding Mrm1p — protein MKAVYRGFATRIRPAVKIPNESFIKDKKVTFGRNFPIQKRTKAWEKDGMDKDEWFKKKYSHVHAKQKTERALNGDVDPFGKRQKFYDNLKQQEVSKREQYRKHKSGYAKTHPLQGLRPNPLVDYIYGTNSVISALRAKKREYFIKLYHYGDLNTEINSLCSKADIRIEEVDKHRLNLLSDYGIHNNVILECKPLHTPELMNLGSINPEAGTFDMKEIDYDQPVTIRNKYLTNEYKKYPLGIYLDEVVDPHNVGAIMRSAYFLGADFLILSHRNCAPLSPVVSKVSSGTMELLPIYKCDKPLQFFEKSKEEGGWTFVTSHVQNSPKENHLELNDLSGMVKELPVILVVGNEGNGARTNILNRSDFTVEIPFGRAESKVHNTIDSLNVSVAAALLINKILN, from the coding sequence ATGAAAGCTGTTTATAGAGGCTTTGCCACCAGAATTCGTCCAGCGGTGAAAATCCCAAATGAATCCTTCATCAAAGACAAGAAAGTAACATTTGGAAGGAACTTCCCGATACAAAAGAGAACGAAAGCATGGGAAAAAGATGGCATGGATAAGGACGAGTGGTttaagaagaaatattctCATGTGCACGCGAAGCAGAAGACTGAAAGGGCTTTAAATGGTGACGTAGATCCTTTTGGTAAGAGACAAAAATTCTATGATAATCTCAAACAACAGGAGGTATCAAAGCGAGAGCAATACAGAAAGCATAAATCTGGGTATGCTAAAACACATCCATTACAGGGTTTGAGACCAAATCCATTGGTTGATTACATTTATGGTACAAATAGTGTGATCAGTGCACTTCGTGctaaaaaaagagaatatttCATAAAACTTTATCATTATGGAGACTTAAACACCGAAATAAATTCTTTGTGCTCCAAAGCAGACATAAGgattgaagaagtagaTAAACACAGACTTAATCTTCTTTCTGACTATGGTATTCATAATAATGTCATTTTAGAATGTAAACCATTACATACACCAGAGCTCATGAACCTGGGGTCGATCAATCCAGAGGCTGGTACGTTTGACATGAAGGAAATTGATTATGATCAACCGGTTACTATTAGGAATAAATACCTGACTAATGAATACAAGAAGTACCCTCTAGGTATATATCTAGATGAGGTTGTTGACCCTCACAATGTTGGAGCCATTATGAGAAGCGCATATTTCCTTGGTGCTGATTTCTTGATCCTTTCTCATAGAAACTGCGCACCACTATCTCCTGTCGTATCCAAGGTCAGCAGTGGTACAATGGAACTTTTGCCAATATACAAATGTGACAAGCCATTGCAGTTTTTCGAAAAGTCGAAGGAAGAAGGGGGTTGGACATTCGTTACCTCTCATGTGCAGAACTCCCCAAAGGAAAATCATCTTGAATTAAATGATTTGAGTGGAATGGTGAAAGAACTACCGGTAATATTAGTTGTAGGTAATGAAGGAAACGGTGCAAGAACTAATATACTTAATAGAAGTGATTTCACTGTTGAGATTCCATTTGGTAGGGCTGAAAGTAAAGTCCACAACACTATTGACTCTTTGAATGTTAGTGTTGCAGCAGCTCTATTGATAAATAAAATTTTAAACTGA
- the HIS3 gene encoding imidazoleglycerol-phosphate dehydratase HIS3, protein MTYPERKAFVSRITNETKIQIAISLHGGHISIPNSILDRPESDVAKQATGSQIIDIQTGIGFLDHMIHALAKHSGWSLIVECIGDLHIDDHHTTEDCGIALGQAFKEALGHVRGVRRFGTGFAPLDEALSRAVVDLSNRPFAVIDLGLKREKIGDLSCEMIPHFLESFAEAARVTLHVDCLRGFNDHHRSESAFKALAVAIREAISSNGTNDVPSTKGVLM, encoded by the coding sequence ATGACATACCCAGAAAGGAAAGCTTTTGTGTCTAGAATAACAAATGAGACAAAAATTCAGATAGCCATATCCTTACATGGGGGGCATATCTCAATCCCAAATTCTATACTGGATAGACCGGAGTCGGACGTTGCAAAACAAGCTACTGGTTCACAGATTATTGACATTCAAACTGGTATTGGATTTCTAGATCATATGATTCATGCCCTAGCGAAGCACTCTGGTTGGTCCTTAATTGTCGAATGTATCGGAGATTTGCATATCGATGACCACCATACTACGGAGGATTGTGGTATTGCTCTAGGACAGGCTTTTAAAGAAGCATTAGGTCATGTCCGTGGTGTGAGAAGATTTGGTACTGGATTTGCACCATTGGACGAAGCATTATCAAGGGCCGTCGTTGATCTATCCAACAGACCATTCGCCGTAATAGATTTGGGTttaaaaagagaaaaaatcGGTGATCTTTCATGTGAAATGATACCACATTTCTTGGAGTCATTTGCGGAAGCTGCAAGAGTAACTTTACATGTTGACTGTTTAAGAGGCTTTAATGATCATCACAGAAGTGAGTCAGCCTTTAAGGCTCTTGCTGTGGCTATCAGAGAGGCTATTTCCAGTAACGGTACAAATGACGTTCCATCTACCAAAGGAGTTTTGATGTAA
- the MCA1 gene encoding Ca(2+)-dependent cysteine protease MCA1 produces MYPGRTNATYNNQQQQQQQQYYSRPPNPPPNVASQPMPFEGQFYPRPGGPPPNSGNDYSGQYSRPPVPPPGAAPSQQYNRSDIAQNHNTGLVNGPSGYEQPQNLYRPPTQVQYAGPGNEVAYQYSQMTGRRKALLIGINYFGSQNQLRGCINDSHNMFNFLTQRYGYRPEDIVMLNDDTTDPVRVPTRANMLRAMQWLVKDAQPNDALFFHYSGHGGQTKDLDGDEEDGMDDVIYPVDFQVAGPIIDDEMHAIMVTPLQPGVRLTALFDSCHSGTVLDLPYTYSTKGVVKEPNVWKDVGSNALQGAMAYATGNTGALMKSLGSVFTTIKNSNNNVDRERIKQIKFSPADIIMFSGSKDNQTSADATENGQNTGAMSWAFLTVLSKQPQQTYLSLLQNMRAELRGKYSQKPQLSSSHEIDVNLQFLL; encoded by the coding sequence ATGTACCCTGGTCGCACAAATGCCACCTACAAcaaccagcagcagcagcagcagcagcaataCTATTCGAGGCCTCCCAACCCTCCTCCAAATGTTGCATCCCAGCCTATGCCATTTGAAGGCCAGTTCTACCCTCGGCCTGGTGGACCTCCTCCTAATAGTGGAAATGATTACAGTGGCCAATACTCGAGACCTCCAGTCCCTCCTCCAGGGGCAGCGCCATCACAACAGTACAATCGAAGCGATATCGCCCAAAACCATAATACCGGCCTAGTTAACGGTCCATCGGGCTATGAGCAGCCCCAGAACTTGTACAGACCTCCAACCCAAGTTCAATATGCGGGGCCTGGTAATGAAGTTGCGTACCAGTACTCTCAAATGACAGGGAGACGTAAGGCTTTACTGATTGGTATCAACTATTTTGGCTCCCAAAATCAGTTGAGAGGTTGCATCAATGACTCTCACAATatgttcaacttcttgactCAACGATACGGCTACAGACCAGAAGATATTGTTATGCTAAATGATGATACAACCGACCCAGTCCGCGTGCCAACAAGGGCTAATATGTTAAGGGCTATGCAGTGGCTTGTAAAAGATGCTCAGCCAAACGATGCCTTATTCTTCCATTATTCGGGCCACGGTGGTCAAACAAAAGATCTGGATGgtgatgaggaagatggTATGGATGATGTTATATACCCTGTCGATTTTCAGGTGGCAGGTCCCATcatagatgatgaaatgCACGCTATCATGGTCACGCCCTTACAACCAGGTGTCAGACTAACCGCATTGTTCGATTCGTGTCACTCAGGAACAGTGCTAGATCTCCCATACACTTATTCTACCAAAGGTGTTGTAAAGGAACCAAATGTGTGGAAAGATGTCGGATCAAATGCTCTTCAAGGTGCGATGGCTTACGCTACTGGTAACACCGGCGCCTTGATGAAGTCTTTAGGGAGTGTCTTTACTACGATtaaaaattcaaacaacAACGTCGATAGGGAAAGAATAAAGCAGATTAAGTTTTCACCTGCTGATATAATCATGTTCAGTGGTTCCAAGGATAATCAAACTTCTGCGGATGCAACGGAGAACGGTCAGAATACTGGTGCGATGTCATGGGCATTCTTGACTGTATTGTCCAAACAACCACAGCAAACATACTTGAGTTTGTTGCAAAATATGAGGGCAGAGTTACGCGGTAAGTATTCACAAAAACCTCAATTGTCATCATCACATGAGATCGACGTTAATTTGCAATTTTTACTATAA
- the MRP51 gene encoding mitochondrial 37S ribosomal protein bS1m (fragment) has product MSHISNLLRNSRIAQVPKTEKALFQVGNPTRPTHQVIETKPSTLQRQEWGLKASIPSKIKSRYLVFNDLDTQERLTSFEPIGQYQWNRIRFQEMGLAPRYVEEEKNPLFEGHTKKSGRLAPFSNAVHITPTTPRSEKSRKLRDINVHRAEFKQWILENHPESLAGIKNENTKSLKTLASEFLHQKLGKLDINTASKTDWNVVGTGGLTYNLRGRLRQSPNGVKQKTVVPGRILSLQGPDRAVAVGGFVAEAKSIGRNPRALQFDMGDFVRQQVLPFVIEDPKVESGTVTLAASLIEPKNDFNFAQKIGLGQRRTQFSRTSPHNAFPKKTIRSISAEESRNQSEEFLNLLKTNA; this is encoded by the coding sequence ATGTCTCATATATCAAATCTATTGCGAAACTCCAGAATTGCACAAGTACCAAAGACGGAGAAAGCATTGTTTCAAGTGGGCAATCCAACCCGTCCAACCCATCAGGTGattgaaacaaaaccaTCCACTCTTCAACGTCAAGAATGGGGTTTGAAAGCAAGTATTCCATCGAAAATTAAATCTAGGTACTTAGTGTTCAATGACTTAGACACCCAAGAAAGattaacttcttttgagCCAATTGGCCAATACCAATGGAATAGAATTAGATTCCAAGAAATGGGATTGGCCCCTCGTTacgttgaagaagagaaaaatccATTGTTCGAAGGTCATACAAAGAAGTCTGGAAGACTGGCGCCATTTAGCAATGCTGTCCATATCACACCAACCACCCCTCGTTCAGAAAAGTCAAGAAAACTAAGGGACATCAATGTACACAGAGCTGAGTTTAAGCAATGGATATTGGAAAATCATCCAGAATCACTTGCAGGGatcaaaaacgaaaacaccAAGTCGTTAAAAACTCTAGCTTCTGAATTTTTACATCAAAAATTGGGCAAATTAGACATCAATACTGCGTCAAAAACCGACTGGAATGTTGTTGGTACTGGTGGGCTAACATATAACTTAAGAGGTAGACTAAGACAATCTCCAAACGGCgtgaaacaaaaaactgTTGTCCCAGGTAGAATTTTATCTCTCCAAGGTCCAGATAGAGCcgttgctgttggtggtTTTGTTGCAGAAGCAAAATCTATTGGCCGTAATCCTCGTGCATTGCAGTTTGACATGGGTGATTTCGTTAGACAACAAGTTTTGCCATTTGTAATCGAAGATCCTAAGGTTGAAAGCGGAACTGTAACCCTTGCAGCTTCCCTAATCGAACCAAAGAATGATTTCAATTTTGCTCAAAAGATTGGATTAGGTCAACGTAGAACCCAGTTCAGTAGGACTAGTCCACACAATGCATTCCCCAAGAAGACGATCAGATCTATCAGTGCTGAGgaatcaagaaatcaaagtGAAGAATTTTTGAATCTACTAAAGACTAATGCCTAA
- the HOS3 gene encoding histone deacetylase — protein MSQDPLYEFKQQFEKFVASNPNVSSVTSAASRIPESSKAVVVLSPYSLSHQFPRYWVSKSYKKTIVERPERLLACCIGVAAAITMYPALFTVKTSNRHKTSLLAPHVLKVHGKDWPKKLLKLCKESERKLERQEIEVPEDWNVGDIYLSRQTIAALEGSIGALEVGIDSIFEGASIEQTSNRAFVAIRPPGHHSHASTPSGFCLLNNAHIAIEYAFEKYDVTHAVILDFDLHHGDGTQDICWKRAGFRPDEFASEAGSDSGSAELENEDDDEYDEFGKTFAKFPKVGYFSMHDINSFPTELGYATKENIRNASTCIMDAHDLNIWNVHLQPYKDEEEFVKLYQTKYRSIFAKADEFFKNAKAEMKNGGFRFKGLVLISAGFDASEYEQQSMQRHNVNVPTSFYNMFTKDALKLAQMHSSGKILSIMEGGYSDGAISSGVFSHLIGFQNQNWINEWGSEQVVKEITRGCKPRWKPYKTKKARDVIRIWAEEVIMLGRSMIPEFKSVLFEPEPPIVHPEVRLTRSKYHETLVKKEQDIPRAETPTPPPTRSEQVTAKTEEIPFVEQVLPSDDENDDDEDYQYDEELNKTFNRTVEDITIDDISRHLETLDILQLSDEDEVESTRLRNNGDPKVVTNHRTSPVNNSHTLDPASGTRHLSGNGNVSGVPSGNYKIPSSTTTRHLRSNRHSRLLNFDDSDISMISHASPPRSKTRSSGKSNGHSNW, from the coding sequence ATGTCACAGGATCCGTTATATGAGTTCAAACAACAGTTTGAGAAATTTGTTGCGAGTAACCCCAATGTGTCTTCGGTGActtctgctgcttcaaGGATTCCTGAATCGTCGAAAGCTGTTGTGGTATTATCGCCTTACTCTCTTTCTCATCAGTTTCCGCGTTATTGGGTTTCTAAGTCCTACAAGAAAACTATTGTCGAGCGTCCTGAGCGTCTCCTGGCATGCTGTATTGGTGTAGCGGCCGCGATTACGATGTATCCGGCTTTGTTCACGGTTAAGACTTCGAACCGTCACAAGACTTCATTATTGGCACCACATGTGCTGAAAGTACATGGTAAGGATTGGCCCAAAAAACTATTGAAGCTTTGTAAAGAGTCTGAAAGGAAGCTAGAGAGACAAGAAATTGAGGTTCCAGAAGACTGGAATGTGGGAGACATTTACCTATCGAGACAGACGATTGCTGCATTAGAAGGAAGCATTGGAGCACTTGAAGTTGGTATCGACTCCATCTTCGAAGGTGCAAGTATTGAACAGACTTCAAATCGTGCTTTCGTGGCTATCAGACCACCTGGACATCATTCACACGCATCTACTCCATCAGGCTTCTGTTTACTTAACAATGCACATATTGCTATTGAATATGCCTTCGAAAAATATGACGTTACCCACGCAGTGattcttgattttgatctACACCATGGGGACGGGACCCAGGATATATGTTGGAAACGTGCTGGGTTTAGACCAGATGAGTTTGCTTCGGAAGCAGGCTCGGATTCAGGCTCTGCTGAGctagaaaatgaagatgatgatgaatatgaTGAATTTGGTAAGACATTCGCCAAATTCCCCAAAGTGGGCTATTTCTCCATGCATGACATTAATTCTTTCCCAACAGAGCTAGGATACGCTACTAAGGAAAACATCAGGAACGCTTCTACTTGTATCATGGATGCGCATGACTTAAATATATGGAATGTGCATTTGCAACCATATaaggatgaggaagagTTTGTTAAATTATACCAAACTAAATATAGATCAATCTTTGCTAAAGCTGATGAATTCTTTAAGAACGCCAAAGCGGAAATGAAGAATGGCGGATTTCGCTTCAAGGGTCTTGTTCTCATTAGCGCTGGTTTTGATGCCAGTGAATACGAACAGCAATCTATGCAAAGACACAATGTAAATGTTCCTACAAGTTTCTACAACATGTTCACAAAAGATGCACTTAAATTGGCGCAGATGCACTCTAGTGGTAAGATTCTCTCAATAATGGAAGGTGGCTATTCGGACGGCGCAATATCTTCCGGTGTCTTTTCTCATTTAATCGGTTTCCAGAATCAGAACTGGATTAATGAATGGGGCTCTGAACAGGTTGTTAAAGAAATTACCAGAGGCTGTAAGCCAAGATGGAAACCATACAAAACCAAGAAGGCTCGTGATGTAATAAGAATTTGGGCTGAAGAGGTGATTATGTTAGGTAGAAGCATGATTCCTGAGTTCAAATCGGTCCTTTTTGAGCCGGAACCACCAATTGTACATCCAGAGGTGAGACTCACAAGGTCCAAGTACCACGAAACTCTTGTAAAGAAGGAGCAAGATATTCCAAGAGCAGAAACACCTACCCCACCTCCTACTCGTAGCGAGCAAGTTACCGCTAAAACCGAAGAAATTCCGtttgttgaacaagttcTGCctagtgatgatgaaaatgatgatgatgaagactATCAATATGACGAAGAACTAAATAAAACGTTTAATAGAACTGTTGAGGATATCACCATTGATGACATTTCAAGACATTTGGAAACGTTAGATATTTTACAATTGtccgatgaagatgaggtCGAAAGTACTAGACTGAGAAACAATGGTGACCCCAAGGTCGTCACTAACCATCGCACCTCTCCGGTTAATAACTCACATACATTGGATCCAGCATCCGGTACTAGGCATCTGAGCGGAAACGGGAATGTTTCTGGTGTGCCATCTGGAAATTACAAAATCCCCTCCAGCACCACAACTCGCCATCTGCGCAGTAATCGACATTCAAGACTTCTGAACTTCGATGACAGTGATATATCCATGATATCGCACGCCTCTCCGCCTCGATCCAAAACCCGTTCCTCAGGTAAAAGCAACGGACATTCCAACTGGTAA
- the HGT1 gene encoding sugar porter family MFS transporter, protein MTLLDKLLLRNIEYKGTFYSKFPQLTNIYAIGTIACISGLMFGFDISSMSSMIGTKKYKEYFNHPNATAQGGITGAMAAGSFLGSLLSPNFSDTFGRKLSLHICSILWIVGSIIQSAAQDEAMLIVGRVIAGMGVGFGSSVAPVYCSEISPPKIRGLISGLFQFSITVGIMLLFYIGYACHFIKGTASFRLTWGLQMIPGFVLIVGTLFLPESPRWLANHDRWEETIQIVANVVSKGDVEDEQVKFQLEEIKEQVIIDAQAKNFGFKDLWRPKTRRKIIVGICAQMWQQLCGMNVMMYYIVYIFNMAGYTGNSNLVASSIQYVLFVLVTFPALFLIDKIGRRPVLVAGGVFMFSWLFAVAGLLATYSEPAPQGVDGDTTVTIRIPEKHKSAAKGVIACSYLFVCSFAPTWGIGIWIYCSEIFNNMERAKGSAVTTATNWAFNFALAMFVPSAFKNISWKTYIIFGVFSVALTVQCFFMFPETRGKTLEEIDQMWVDNIPAWKTGSYIPQLPIIEDEEGNKLGLLGNVEYVERVNSKEEGLILQSSVTDSNSQSN, encoded by the coding sequence ATGACATTGCTGGACAAGCTTTTGCTTCGTAATATCGAGTACAAGGGTACATTTTACTCGAAGTTCCCTCAACTTACTAATATCTATGCCATTGGTACAATTGCATGTATCTCTGGGCTAATGTTCGGTTTCGACATTTCTTCTATGTCCTCCATGATTGGaactaaaaaatataaGGAGTACTTCAATCACCCGAATGCAACAGCTCAGGGTGGTATAACAGGTGCCATGGCTGCCGGTTCATTTCTAGGTTCTTTATTATCTCCAAATTTCTCTGATACCTTTGGCAGAAAACTATCATTGCACATTTGTTCGATTCTATGGATCGTTGGAAGCATCATTCAGAGTGCCGCACAAGATGAAGCAATGTTGATCGTCGGTCGTGTGATTGCAGGTATGGgtgttggttttggttcCTCTGTGGCCCCAGTATATTGCTCTGAGATTTCTCCACCAAAAATCAGAGGATTAATCTCAGGGTTATTCCAATTCTCCATCACTGTCGGTATCATGCTCTTATTTTACATTGGATACGCTTGTCATTTCATCAAAGGTACTGCTTCCTTTAGATTGACTTGGGGTCTACAAATGATCCCGGGGTTCGTCTTGATAGTTGGTACCCTATTCTTACCAGAATCTCCACGTTGGTTAGCTAACCATGATCGCTGGGAGGAGACTATTCAGATTGTTGCAAACGTTGTATCCAAGGGTGATGTGGAAGATGAACAAGTGAAATTCCAGTTGGAAGAGATTAAGGAACAAGTGATAATTGATGCGCAGGCTAAAAACTTTGGATTCAAAGACTTGTGGAGACCAAAGactagaagaaagattatTGTGGGTATTTGTGCTCAAATGTGGCAACAGTTATGTGGTATGAACGTCATGATGTATTATATCGTGTACATTTTTAATATGGCTGGTTACACTGGTAACTCTAACTTGGTGGCATCTTCGATTCAGTATGTCTTATTCGTGCTAGTGACGTTCCCCGCTTTATTCCTGATTGACAAAATTGGTAGGAGACCCGTGTTAGTTGCAGGTGGTGTGTTTATGTTTTCCTGGTTATTTGCCGTTGCTGGTTTATTAGCAACTTACTCAGAACCTGCTCCACAGGGTGTCGATGGTGATACCACAGTTACCATTAGGATCCCAGAAAAGCACAAGTCTGCTGCTAAGGGTGTCATTGCATGTTCTTACTTGTTCGTCTGTTCTTTCGCTCCAACCTGGGGTATTGGTATCTGGATCTACTGTTCCGAAATCTTTAATAACATGGAAAGAGCAAAGGGTTCTGCCGTGACTACTGCGACAAATTGGGCTTTCAACTTTGCATTAGCTATGTTTGTTCCTTCTGcattcaaaaatatttcGTGGAAGACGTATATCATTTTTGGGGTCTTTTCTGTAGCATTAACCGTTCAGTGTTTCTTCATGTTCCCAGAAACAAGAGGTAAAACGCTAGAAGAGATCGATCAAATGTGGGTTGATAACATCCCAGCCTGGAAAACAGGTAGTTACATTCCACAATTACCTattattgaagatgaagaaggaaacaaGCTTGGATTATTGGGTAATGTGGAATATGTAGAACGTGTCAACTCTAAGGAAGAGGGTTTGATACTGCAAAGTTCGGTTACTGATTCCAACAGTCAATCTAATTAA
- the BFR1 gene encoding Bfr1p, which translates to MSGGRPRQHIKKPDVGARDKKLEPLNVQLKKIDQDIALIRQQIDNTDFSESAKSSKEKLQTELKEIIKTQSDLKNKRQQIHDQIKFLDGQIKRKSGEINDLVGKNKRFQNVGQIKQRLAEIDDEIASGDLSLVEERLRVKEMQNLHKLSKDFQVVEPIRKSIEEERAQIDELKKQLNELNPRDVATKFETVQAQINELNSKNQVVYDKRKTLMAKRSALYNKREEIYAQIRKIRGDFDNEFKNFKKKMDEERLKREEDEKLSKILEEKDEKVGKLKENLNNAKKPAFTFELEAIENALTVLDPTYVKPSHSIFENDSSASQTATPAKAVNSEGLVPIVKKKEEFFSGSAVSKSKKHKKKNQSTKFSLEPSMIALLAELDIKVPLSKEDVPATVEQLKAKHEELTAKQPEATEKNIAEAEEKLKKLELEYEAKEQKVKDEIEAKKIKEQQEKEAAAAAAA; encoded by the coding sequence atgtCCGGTGGTAGACCAAGACAACACATCAAGAAGCCAGATGTTGGTGCCAGAGACAAAAAGTTGGAGCCATTGAACgttcaattgaaaaagattgACCAAGATATCGCATTGATCAGGCAACAAATCGACAACACCGACTTTTCCGAAAGCGCCAAGAGCTCAAAAGAGAAGTTGCAAACTGAATTAAAGGAGATTATCAAGACTCAATCtgatttgaagaacaagaggcAACAAATTCATGATCAAATCAAGTTTTTGGACGGTCAAATCAAGCGTAAGTCTGGTGAAATCAACGACTTGGTTGGTAAGAACAAGAGATTCCAAAACGTTGGTCAAATCAAACAAAGATTGGCCGAAATTGACGATGAGATTGCTTCTGGTGATTTGTCTTTGGTCGAAGAAAGATTGAGAGTCAAGGAGATGCAAAACTTGCACAAGTTGAGTAAAGATTTCCAAGTTGTTGAGCCAATTAGAAAGTCCATAGAAGAGGAAAGAGCACAAATCGATGAACTAAAGAAGCAATTGAATGAATTGAACCCAAGAGATGTTGCCACCAAGTTCGAAACTGTTCAAGCTCAAATCAATGAATTGAACTCCAAAAACCAGGTCGTCTACGACAAGAGAAAGACTTTGATGGCTAAACGTTCCGCTTTGTACAACAAGCGTGAAGAGATCTACGCCCAAATCAGAAAGATTAGAGGCGATTTCGACAAcgaattcaaaaacttcaagaagaagatggatGAAGAACGTTTGAAACGTGAAGAAGACGAGAAATTGTCGAAGATCctagaagaaaaggatgaaAAGGTTGGTAAATTAAAGGAGAACTTAAATAATGCCAAGAAGCCTGCTTTCACTTTTGAGTTAGAAGCTATCGAAAACGCCTTGACTGTCTTAGACCCAACCTACGTGAAGCCTTCCCATAGCATTTTCGAAAACGACTCAAGCGCCTCCCAAACTGCTACCCCAGCAAAGGCTGTTAACTCAGAAGGTTTGGTTCCTATCgttaagaagaaggaagaattctttTCGGGTTCTGCTGTCTCTAAATCTAAAAAgcataagaagaagaaccaatcTACCAAGTTCTCTTTGGAACCATCAATGATTGCTTTACTAGCCGAATTGGATATCAAGGTCCCATTATCTAAGGAAGATGTTCCAGCCACTGTTGAACAGTTGAAGGCTAAGCATGAAGAACTAACCGCTAAGCAACCTGAAGCTACTGAAAAGAACATTGcagaagctgaagaaaagCTTAAGAAGTTAGAATTGGAATATGAAGCTAAGGAACAAAAAGTCAaggatgaaattgaagccaagaaaatcaaggagcaacaagagaaagaagccGCCGCTGCCGCCGCAGCTTAA
- the IDI1 gene encoding isopentenyl-diphosphate delta-isomerase IDI1, translating into MSTETSTYAELVKSLDQDYILEKFPDVIPLNNRPNTRSTESSETSDNLLNGYDEEQIRLMNENCIVLDWDDNAIGAGTKKLCHLMENIKQGLLHRAFSVFIFDDEGRVLLQQRATEKITFADLWTNTCCSHPLCVDDELGANGSLKAKVAGARTAAVRKLEHELGIPPQEVETKGEFHFLNRIHYVAPSNGAWGEHEIDYIFIYKLRKGEKLTVLPNDNEVRDIAWVSQDELKNMFNEGKLKFTPWFKLICDNYLFDWWNQLDDLQKVENDTEIHRML; encoded by the coding sequence ATGTCTACGGAGACGTCAACTTACGCTGAACTTGTCAAATCATTGGATCAAGACTATATCTTGGAAAAATTTCCAGATGTAATTCCATTAAACAACAGACCAAACACACGCTCAACAGAGTCCTCAGAGACTTCAGACAATCTTCTCAATGGTTATGACGAGGAACAGATCAGATTAATGAACGAGAACTGTATCGTGTTAGATTGGGATGATAATGCTATTGGTGCAGGAACCAAGAAGTTGTGCCATTTGATGGAGAACATCAAGCAAGGTTTACTTCACCGTGCTTTCtctgttttcattttcgatGACGAAGGAAGGGTGCTATTGCAGCAACGTGCAACTGAGAAGATCACTTTCGCCGACCTTTGGACAAATACTTGCTGCTCTCATCCATTATGTGTTGATGATGAGCTTGGTGCAAATGGTTCTCTAAAGGCTAAAGTGGCAGGTGCAAGAACCGCGGCTGTGAGGAAGTTAGAACATGAACTAGGAATCCCACCACAGGAAGTGGAAACAAAAGGTGAATTCCACTTTTTGAATCGTATTCACTATGTGGCTCCAAGTAATGGTGCTTGGGGTGAGCATGAAATCGACTATATATTTATCTACAAGTTGagaaaaggagaaaaaCTTACCGTGCTACCAAATGATAACGAAGTTAGAGATATTGCTTGGGTGTCTCAAGACGAACTAAAGAACATGTTTAACGAGggaaaattaaaattcaCACCATGGTTTAAATTAATTTGCGATAATTATCTATTCGACTGGTGGAACCAACTTGATGATTTGcaaaaagttgaaaatgATACTGAAATCCATAGAATGTTGTGA